From one Lycium ferocissimum isolate CSIRO_LF1 chromosome 7, AGI_CSIRO_Lferr_CH_V1, whole genome shotgun sequence genomic stretch:
- the LOC132063531 gene encoding glutathione synthetase, chloroplastic — translation MGSGYSSPSILQSSSTCLPSYCSTTSPFQSQESQTNSLNFCSPTRFLETHLRKSSKILIPRSPFSAISSLKCAKVHKMETQVEDSVKPIVDPHDIDPKLVQKLAYDALVWCSLNGLLVGDRNSKRSGTVPGVDMVHAPVALLPMSFPESHWKQACEVAPIFNELVDRVSQDGEFLQQSLSRTKKVDPFTSRLLEIHSKMLEINKIEEIRLGLHRSDYMLDEQTKLLLQIELNTISSSFSGLGCLVSELHRSLLQQYREGIALDPNRIPTNNAANQFAEALAKAWNEYGDPRAVIMFVVQAEERNMYDQHWLSASLRERHQVTTIRKTLAEIDALGELQQDGTLVVDGQAVAVIYFRAGYAPSDYHSESEWGARLLMEQSRAVKCPSISYHLTGTKKIQQELAKPNVLERFLENKDDIAKLRKCFAGLWSLDESDTFKDAIEKPGLYVMKPQREGGGNNIYGEDVREALLKLQKEGTGSDAAYILMQRIFPNISNSILMREGIPHKEQTISELGVYGSYLRNKNEILINQQAGYLMRTKVSSSNEGGVAAGFAVLDSIYLV, via the exons ATGGGCAGTGGCTATTCCTCTCCATCAATCTTACAAAGCAGCAGCACTTGCTTACCATCCTATTGTTCTACTACCTCTCCTTTTCAATCCCAAGAATCACAAACAAACTCTTTAAATTTCTGCTCACCTACTAGATTCTTGGAAACCCATCTCAGAAAATCTTCCAAGATTTTAATACCAAGATCCCCATTTTCAGCAATCTCATCATTGAAGTGTGCTAAAGTGCACAAAATGGAGACCCAAGTGGAAGATTCTGTGAAACCCATTGTTGATCCTCATGATATAGACCCAAAGTTGGTGCAGAAACTTGCTTATGATGCCCTTGTTTGGTGTTCTCTGAATGGTCTTCTTGTTGGTGACAGAAATTCAAAG aggTCAGGAACTGTTCCTGGTGTTGATATGGTTCATGCTCCAGTTGCTTTGTTACCAATGTCATTTCCTGAAAGTCACTGGAAGCAAGCTTGTGAAGTTGCTCCTATTTTCAATGAACTTGTCGATCGTGTGAGTCAGGATGGAGAATTTCTGCAGCAATCACTCTCTAG GACAAAAAAAGTTGATCCTTTCACCTCCAGACTACTAGAAATCCACTCCAAGATGTTAGAAATCAACAAGATAGAG GAAATACGCTTGGGGTTGCATCGCTCAGACTATATGCTGGATGAGCAAACTAAATTGCTTCTGCAAATAGAGCTTAACAcaatttcatcatcattttcaggGCTAGGTTGTCTAGTCAGCGAGCTTCACAG GAGCTTGCTTCAACAATACAGAGAAGGCATTGCATTAGATCCTAACAGAATTCCCACAAACAATGCTGCAAATCAATTTGCTGAAGCATTGGCTAAAGCTTGGAATGAATATGGTGATCCAAG GGCTGTAATTATGTTTGTGGTTCAAGCTGAAGAACGCAACATGTATGACCAGCATTGGCTTTCTGCTTCATTGAGAGAAAG ACATCAAGTTACAACTATCAGAAAGACACTGGCTGAGATTGATGCACTTGGCGAACTTCAACAAGATGGTACCCTTGTTGT AGATGGTCAAGCTGTGGCAGTCATTTATTTTAGAGCTGGCTATGCACCAAGTGACTATCACTCAGAATCT GAGTGGGGAGCTAGGCTTCTGATGGAGCAGTCACGTGCAGTCAAGTGCCCTTCAATTTCCTATCATTTAACTGGCACCAAAAAGATTCAGCAAGAGCTTGCTAAGCCCAATGTACTGGAAAG GTTTCTGGAAAACAAAGATGACATTGCCAAACTACGGAAATGCTTTGCAGGTTTGTGGAGCTTGGATGAATCCGATACTTTCAAGGATGCAATTGAGAAGCCTGGATTGTATGTTATGAAACCACAACGAGAAGGAGGAG GAAACAATATCTACGGCGAGGACGTGAGAGAAGCTCTTCTGAAACTGCAAAAGGAAGGTACTGGAAGTGATGCAGCATACATACTAATGCAGAGGATTTTTcccaacatttcaaactcaatactAATGCGAGAAGGCATCCCTCATAAAGAACAAACCATATCAGAACTTGGGGTATATGGTTCCTATTTAAG gaataaaaatgaaattctAATCAACCAACAGGCTGGTTACTTGATGCGAACAAAGGTCTCTTCATCGAATGAGGGTGGAGTTGCAGCCGGTTTTGCAGTTTTGGACAGCATATACTTGGTTTGA
- the LOC132063532 gene encoding uncharacterized protein LOC132063532 isoform X1, with translation MAYPSDHRSSSSRGTVRFVLVVAGLLLIVYMVRPTRLQHSKALASCPPCFCDCEVDPMFSPIDILNSSLADCGKDDPQMNEEMKKDIATLLAEEINLQKNVTDDVLERTKALIMSAKRASSHYQKESEKCNIGIDTCEGGREKAEAALAEERKLSALWETRAIEFGWKD, from the exons ATGGCATACCCATCAGACCATAGGTCTTCCTCTAGTCGTGGGACAGTGAGATTTGTTTTAGTTGTGGCGGGTTTGTTATTGATTGTTTACATGGTGAGACCAACAAGATTGCAGCATTCTAAGGCTTTGGCTTCATGTCCTCCATGTTTCTGTGATTGTGAGGTGGATCCTATGTTCTCCCCTATAG ACATCTTAAACAGCTCATTGGCAG ACTGTGGTAAAGATGATCCTCAGATGAATGAAGAGATGAAGAAGGACATTGCTACTTTACTAGCAGAGGAGATTAACTTGCAGAAAAATGTGACTGATGACGTTTTGGAACGCACAAAAGCTCTAATTATGAGCGCCAAAAGAGCATCTTCGCATTACCAAAAAGAATCAGAGAAGTGCAACATAGGGATAGATACATGTGAGGGAGGTAGGGAAAAGGCTGAAGCTGCATTGGCAGAAGAGCGCAAGCTCTCTGCACTCTGGGAGACTCGAGCCATTGAGTTTGGCTGGAAGGACTAG
- the LOC132063532 gene encoding uncharacterized protein LOC132063532 isoform X2 encodes MAYPSDHRSSSSRGTVRFVLVVAGLLLIVYMVRPTRLQHSKALASCPPCFCDCEVDPMFSPIDCGKDDPQMNEEMKKDIATLLAEEINLQKNVTDDVLERTKALIMSAKRASSHYQKESEKCNIGIDTCEGGREKAEAALAEERKLSALWETRAIEFGWKD; translated from the exons ATGGCATACCCATCAGACCATAGGTCTTCCTCTAGTCGTGGGACAGTGAGATTTGTTTTAGTTGTGGCGGGTTTGTTATTGATTGTTTACATGGTGAGACCAACAAGATTGCAGCATTCTAAGGCTTTGGCTTCATGTCCTCCATGTTTCTGTGATTGTGAGGTGGATCCTATGTTCTCCCCTATAG ACTGTGGTAAAGATGATCCTCAGATGAATGAAGAGATGAAGAAGGACATTGCTACTTTACTAGCAGAGGAGATTAACTTGCAGAAAAATGTGACTGATGACGTTTTGGAACGCACAAAAGCTCTAATTATGAGCGCCAAAAGAGCATCTTCGCATTACCAAAAAGAATCAGAGAAGTGCAACATAGGGATAGATACATGTGAGGGAGGTAGGGAAAAGGCTGAAGCTGCATTGGCAGAAGAGCGCAAGCTCTCTGCACTCTGGGAGACTCGAGCCATTGAGTTTGGCTGGAAGGACTAG